Proteins encoded within one genomic window of Rhododendron vialii isolate Sample 1 chromosome 1a, ASM3025357v1:
- the LOC131325795 gene encoding uncharacterized protein LOC131325795 translates to MAVSLEEESSTPDNLNKESTSRTNSSPMISSTSDKRFWSALQSRIDAILENRKPFDPSLPAKWNAGGSDRAKRMKEDSLLLLRGFDSVAQSLSQLSNNLDNALQGARDLSRPPTLTEIYQSAMEKAKSTEKRKEEEEEEESDEGKRGQKRKYEEQGDNSPQENEKSLIEKGKLNKAKNLAISMATKATSLARELRSIKSDLCFVQERCAILEEENRRLRDGFSKGIRPEEDDLVRLQLEALLFEKSRLANENANLTRENQCLHQVVEYHQITSQDLSPPASYYEHVVRGMCLDFSSPPPAIPEEEEDDREGEGEDGDEVPRMPRRDVFGLCNYLDECYDEEQQHEEEEDF, encoded by the exons ATGGCAGTATCATTGGAGGAAGAATCATCAACACCGGACAACCTCAACAAG GAATCGACGAGCCGCACGAATTCATCTCCCATGATCAGCTCTACATCTGACAAACGATTCTGGAGTGCTCTGCAAAGCCGGATCGACGCCATTCTTGAAAATCGCAAGCCTTTCGACCCTTCTCTCCCTGCTAAATGG AATGCTGGAGGATCTGATCGCGCAAAGCGGATGAAGGAGGATTCATTGCTTTTGCTCAGAGGGTTTGACTCTGTTGCCCAGTCCCTGTCTCAGCTATCTAATAATCTGGACAATGCTCTTCAG GGAGCAAGAGATCTATCAAGGCCTCCCACACTGACTGAAATATATCAAAGTGCAATGGAAAAGGCCAAGAGTACCGAAAAGCgcaaagaagaagaggaggaggaggagagtgaTGAAGGCAAAAGAGGACAGAAGAGAAAGTATGAGGAACAAGGAGATAATTCACCCCAAGAGAATGAGAAAAGCCTAATAGAGAAGGGGAAGCTCAACAAAGCCAAAAAT CTAGCGATTTCCATGGCAACAAAAGCAACTTCGCTCGCACGAGAACTGAGATCGATCAAATCGGATCTGTGTTTCGTGCAAGAACGATGTGCTATACTCGAGGAGGAAAATAGAAGGCTACGCGATGGGTTCTCCAAAGGCATTAGACCCGAGGAAGATGATCTG GTGAGGCTTCAGCTGGAGGCACTGCTATTTGAGAAATCAAGATTAGCAAACGAGAATGCAAATTTAACAAGGGAAAACCAATGCCTTCACCAGGTGGTGGAGTACCACCAAATAACTTCCCAAGATCTCTCTCCTCCTGCATCCTATTATGAACATGTAGTAAGGGGAATGTGCTTGGACTTTTCGTCCCCACCACCAGCGATaccagaagaggaggaggacgacAGAGAAGGTGAAGGAGAAGACGGTGACGAAGTTCCGAGGATGCCACGAAGGGATGTTTTCGGATTGTGCAATTATCTTGACGAGTGTTATGATGAAGAACAACAGcatgaggaggaggaagattTCTGA
- the LOC131332263 gene encoding protein FANTASTIC FOUR 2-like produces the protein MSSIVCQRSQPCLYPLLTEPRVSIHKSNPFESFPQNQEERPENSRSKNKNSNGESGVWSFIQSLTDNSHNCKDLSDNNQVFVHPLAKRSASALSVKSLEMCTESLGSETGSDISESSDEFPPFSSKIESSHSVGKLKSRDMEFSRKLIPDRSFPPPLTTISGSDSVRMRSHREGGRLVVKAVTVASSIGYFQADRADGHLRLCLVKNSKSLDYDNEQVDESDSRALGYYGDDGDGVDDDDGDYGMWVEGRGENIGKGEGESGIGEIQRPSRCKEGGGRGKKRMSSWRPFLKALC, from the coding sequence ATGTCCTCCATTGTGTGTCAAAGGTCTCAACCCTGCCTCTACCCGTTGCTCACAGAACCACGTGTTTCGATACACAAATCAAATCCCTTCGAATCCTTCCCTCAAAATCAAGAAGAACGCCCTGAGAATTCTCgcagcaaaaacaaaaacagcaaCGGCGAATCCGGTGTTTGGAGCTTCATACAATCACTAACCGACAACTCCCACAATTGCAAAGACCTGTCAGATAACAACCAAGTCTTTGTCCACCCTCTTGCGAAGCGCTCTGCTTCAGCACTGAGCGTGAAAAGCCTGGAAATGTGCACAGAGAGTCTAGGAAGCGAAACGGGCAGCGACATTAGCGAGAGCAGTGACGAATTCCCTCCTTTTTCATCCAAAATTGAGAGTTCTCACTCAGTTGGGAAACTAAAGTCCCGAGACATGGAATTCAGTCGGAAACTGATCCCCGACCGCAGTTTCCCGCCTCCCCTGACTACGATCAGTGGCTCGGACAGTGTTCGAATGAGGTCCCACCGGGAAGGCGGCCGGTTAGTTGTAAAAGCCGTTACTGTCGCTTCTTCCATCGGTTACTTTCAAGCCGATCGAGCCGACGGCCAtcttaggctttgtttggtgaAAAATAGTAAATCTCTGGACTATGACAATGAGCAAGTTGATGAAAGTGACTCTAGAGCTTTAGGCTATTATGGTGATGATGGGGATGgtgttgatgatgatgatggtgattATGGTATGTGGGTTGAGGGCAGAGGAGAGAATATTGGGAAAGGTGAGGGTGAAAGTGGGATTGGAGAGATTCAAAGGCCAAGTAGGTGCAAGGAAGGTGGTGGGCGAGGGAAGAAAAGGATGTCCAGTTGGAGGCCATTTCTTAAAGCTCTCTGCTAA
- the LOC131333785 gene encoding pentatricopeptide repeat-containing protein At4g02820, mitochondrial translates to MLRRRVGSTALAAARYFSAESVAKPALKDGAVSRSAPNAGGGDTLGKRLLSLVYSKRSAVIAIRKWKEEGHKVQKYQLNRVVRELRKLKRYKHALEICEWMNIEDDIKLLSGDYAVHLDLIAKVRGLSSAEKYFEDLPDRLKGQPTCTALLHTYVQHKESSKAKALMDKMSECGFLKNPLPYNHLLSLYISNGQLEEVPGVILELKKNVSPDVFTYNLWLTACASQSDVETAEKVFLELKKAKIEPDWVTYSTLTGLYIKNSLLEKAAFTVKEMEKRVSRKVRGAYSSLITLHSNMGNKDEVRRIWKKMKSHFQKMNDAEYNSMISSLLKLKEFEEAETLYSEWESVSPTGDSRIPNLLLATYINKNRMETAENFFDRMVQRGIKPGYTTWELLTWGYLKQKQLDKILDCFKKAVGSVKKWDPDEKIIREVFRILEEQGHVEGAEQLLVSLRKAGHVNTEVYNLLLRTYAKAGKMPLIVSERMKKDKVPLDDETHNLIKLTSKMRVSEVSSCLS, encoded by the exons ATGTTGCGCCGTCGCGTCGGAAGCACAGCGCTGGCCGCGGCGCGCTATTTCTCGGCGGAATCGGTGGCGAAGCCTGCGTTGAAGGACGGCGCCGTGAGCCGCTCCGCCCCGAATGCCGGCGGCGGAGACACGCTGGGTAAACGGCTTCTGAGCCTCGTTTACTCGAAACGCAGCGCTGTCATCGCTATACGCAAGTGGAAAGAGGAAGGGCACAAAGTTCAAAAGTACCAGCTCAATCGTGTCGTAAGAGAGCTACGAAAACTCAAGCGCTACAAACACGCTCTCGAG ATATGTGAATGGATGAATATAGAAGATGATATCAAGTTGCTATCAGGAGATTATGCAGTGCATTTGGACTTGATTGCGAAAGTTCGTGGCCTAAGCAGTGCAGAAAAGTATTTTGAAGATCTCCCTGATCGTTTGAAAGGCCAGCCTACTTGTACTGCACTTCTTCACACTTATGTCCAGCACAAGGAATCTTCTAAAGCCAAGGCTCTTATGGATAAAATGTCAGAATGTGGGTTCTTGAAGAATCCCCTTCCTTATAACCATTTGTTGTCCCTTTATATCTCCAATGGGCAATTAGAAGAGGTTCCAGGAGTGATTCTGGAGCTGAAGAAGAACGTTTCACCTGATGTGTTCACTTACAATTTGTGGCTAACTGCTTGTGCCTCACAGAGTGATGTCGAAACTGCAGAAAAGGTCTTCCTCGAGCTAAAGAAGGCGAAAATAGAACCAGATTGGGTGACGTATAGCACATTAACCGGCTTATACATTAAAAATTCACTGCTTGAAAAGGCAGCTTTTACTGTGAAGGAAATGGAGAAGAGGGTCTCTCGAAAAGTTCGAGGTGCTTACTCCTCCCTCATTACTTTGCATTCAAACATGGGAAATAAGGATGAGGTTAGGCGGATATGGAAAAAGATGAAgtcacattttcaaaaaatgaatgacGCAGAGTATAATTCCATGATATCATCCCTCTTAAAACTTAAGGAGTTTGAAGAAGCAGAGACTCTCTATAGTGAGTGGGAATCTGTTTCTCCCACGGGTGACTCTAGGATTCCAAATCTACTCCTTGCAACTTACATCAACAAAAACCGGATGGAAACCGCGGAAAACTTTTTCGATCGGATGGTTCAAAGAGGCATCAAACCCGGTTACACCACATGGGAGCTTCTTACATGGGGTTATTTGAAACAAAAGCAGCTGGACAAAATTTTGGATTGTTTCAAGAAAGCTGTTGGTAGTGTGAAGAAATGGGATCCTGATGAAAAGATTATTCGAGAAGTGTTTAGGATCCTAGAAGAGCAAGGGCATGTCGAGGGTGCAGAGCAGTTGTTGGTTAGTCTTCGAAAAGCTGGCCATGTGAATACAGAAGTCTATAATTTGCTTCTCCGTACTTATGCCAAAGCTGGTAAAATGCCACTTATAGTTTCCGAGCGCATGAAGAAGGATAAAGTTCCGTTGGATGATGAAACTCATAATCTTATTAAATTGACAAGTAAAATGCGTGTGAGTGAAGTTTCAAGCTGTCTTTCTTGA
- the LOC131325670 gene encoding uncharacterized protein LOC131325670 isoform X1, translating into MAEDGVEVGVEKGSESKVEYLRNQRYPQNGLLPQPKGSSKPKYHKPRIKPANWGAAGSGMQAIFLDSGPRSCGTGVFLPRRADTGFHPTKKPACSPVLLPSRVVQALNLNVHELGLQIKPPKDTNSESKSVDRNAKGNKKGKDGSTHYCVISQSRSASPEIFLPKEWTY; encoded by the exons ATGGCTGAAGACGGGGTCGAAGTTGGTGTCGAAAAAGGATCCGAGTCGAAGGTA GAATATTTGAGGAATCAGAGATACCCACAAAACGGACTCCTACCG CAACCAAAGGGTAGCTCGAAACCAAAATATCACAAACCAAGAATTAAGCCCGCCAACTGGGGAGCTGCTGGATCAGGAATGCAAGCTATCTTCTTAGATTCTGGCCCGAGATCATGCGGCACCGGAGTTTTCCTCCCCCGGAGAGCAGACACTGGCTTCCACCCTACCAAAAAGCCAG CTTGCTCTCCGGTTCTCCTCCCTTCCCGCGTGGTCCAAGCTCTTAATCTCAACGTGCACGAACTGGGATTGCAAATCAAACCACCGAAAG ATACAAATAGCGAGTCAAAAAGTGTCGATCGCAACGCAAAAGGCAATAAAAAGGGCAAGGATGGATCAACTCACTACTGTGTCATCTCACAAAGCCGCAGTGCTTCCCCAGAGATATTTCTCCCAAAAGAATGGACTTACTAG
- the LOC131325670 gene encoding uncharacterized protein LOC131325670 isoform X2: MAEDGVEVGVEKGSESKEYLRNQRYPQNGLLPQPKGSSKPKYHKPRIKPANWGAAGSGMQAIFLDSGPRSCGTGVFLPRRADTGFHPTKKPACSPVLLPSRVVQALNLNVHELGLQIKPPKDTNSESKSVDRNAKGNKKGKDGSTHYCVISQSRSASPEIFLPKEWTY, translated from the exons ATGGCTGAAGACGGGGTCGAAGTTGGTGTCGAAAAAGGATCCGAGTCGAAG GAATATTTGAGGAATCAGAGATACCCACAAAACGGACTCCTACCG CAACCAAAGGGTAGCTCGAAACCAAAATATCACAAACCAAGAATTAAGCCCGCCAACTGGGGAGCTGCTGGATCAGGAATGCAAGCTATCTTCTTAGATTCTGGCCCGAGATCATGCGGCACCGGAGTTTTCCTCCCCCGGAGAGCAGACACTGGCTTCCACCCTACCAAAAAGCCAG CTTGCTCTCCGGTTCTCCTCCCTTCCCGCGTGGTCCAAGCTCTTAATCTCAACGTGCACGAACTGGGATTGCAAATCAAACCACCGAAAG ATACAAATAGCGAGTCAAAAAGTGTCGATCGCAACGCAAAAGGCAATAAAAAGGGCAAGGATGGATCAACTCACTACTGTGTCATCTCACAAAGCCGCAGTGCTTCCCCAGAGATATTTCTCCCAAAAGAATGGACTTACTAG